In a genomic window of Streptomyces sp. BHT-5-2:
- a CDS encoding DUF317 domain-containing protein encodes MSTQQYQEVLVSPRYLAGSNGTGDAGFAPVAHWPHHYLDEGPCQLLVASPDQRIRIGWFGDDFELWKITAAGDAVSVPSWTATFNHVTPAEIVAGLTTALAHDYAEADAYDDNARFLANPSLYWADAVRPLTDAGWTRDGGAERGTVEIIAPDGQAGVLIDNRLTGWDDETVTLWAGPPGWGTRAEAVFTARTPSHLIAATAAAMTDPAPVMRERHQLDREMEKLVTLTPVGPAVPQVPRAPTPLDVRRTAVTQAVQRATRFPQTAADLRVMAARSRTAPSAQKQSSNPAPAIGARPLASPSTPRRSR; translated from the coding sequence ATGAGCACTCAGCAGTACCAAGAGGTACTGGTCAGCCCCAGGTACCTGGCCGGCTCCAACGGGACCGGCGACGCCGGATTCGCCCCCGTCGCTCACTGGCCGCACCACTACCTCGACGAGGGCCCCTGCCAGCTCCTCGTCGCCTCGCCCGACCAGAGGATTCGTATCGGCTGGTTCGGCGACGACTTCGAGCTGTGGAAGATCACCGCAGCCGGGGACGCCGTCTCCGTACCGAGTTGGACGGCGACCTTCAACCATGTCACCCCGGCCGAGATCGTCGCCGGTCTCACCACAGCTCTGGCCCACGACTACGCCGAAGCCGACGCCTACGACGACAACGCGCGCTTTCTGGCGAACCCGTCGTTGTACTGGGCCGACGCCGTCCGGCCACTGACCGATGCTGGCTGGACACGCGACGGCGGGGCCGAGCGCGGCACCGTCGAGATCATCGCCCCTGACGGACAAGCAGGCGTCCTGATCGACAACCGTCTGACCGGCTGGGACGACGAAACCGTCACGCTGTGGGCCGGTCCACCAGGCTGGGGCACCCGCGCGGAGGCGGTCTTCACAGCCCGCACCCCGTCCCACCTGATCGCCGCGACGGCAGCCGCCATGACCGATCCAGCCCCGGTGATGCGTGAGCGGCACCAGCTCGATCGCGAGATGGAAAAACTGGTCACGCTCACTCCTGTCGGCCCGGCCGTCCCCCAGGTTCCTCGGGCTCCGACCCCACTCGACGTGCGCCGCACTGCTGTCACCCAGGCCGTCCAACGGGCTACACGTTTCCCGCAGACAGCCGCCGACCTCCGGGTCATGGCCGCCCGCAGCCGCACGGCGCCTTCGGCACAGAAGCAGTCGAGCAATCCCGCACCCGCAATCGGCGCCAGGCCGCTGGCCAGCCCGTCGACCCCACGCCGCAGCCGCTGA
- a CDS encoding helix-turn-helix domain-containing protein: protein MSTTVQPSLTSIGSVDAQRVEDALSLIAPKWTTWTAQTLAQQGRPMRVREVAARLPFVSEQFIGKRLAQMHSDGLVTRADDRHRAPYQLTASGESLSRVHRALSEWSQTNLSLGQVAGAERVEDAVRRLHLRHSTAVIQVLDAGGPMRFVHIAKEAGLDNSYTRQRLNRLQTDGLVARTGPRHGDPYVLTDAGRALGPVYAAVEHWSNPVATREHSAPPVPVASATRTHTGVSLASDSIRTTAALRRSTTVPSALFSHAPQPQPRVPSAVTAQSAPSRGR from the coding sequence ATGTCCACCACCGTGCAGCCCTCCCTCACCTCCATCGGTTCGGTCGATGCCCAGCGCGTCGAGGACGCGCTTTCCCTGATAGCACCGAAATGGACCACCTGGACGGCGCAGACCCTGGCGCAGCAGGGCCGCCCCATGCGCGTGCGTGAGGTTGCCGCCCGGCTCCCCTTCGTCAGCGAGCAGTTCATCGGGAAGCGGCTGGCCCAGATGCACTCTGATGGGCTGGTCACCCGAGCCGACGATCGCCACAGGGCTCCGTACCAGCTCACCGCATCCGGCGAATCGCTGTCTCGGGTGCACCGTGCCCTTTCGGAGTGGTCCCAGACCAACCTGTCGCTCGGCCAGGTAGCCGGTGCCGAACGCGTCGAGGACGCTGTGCGCCGTCTGCACCTGCGGCATTCGACCGCCGTGATCCAGGTTCTCGACGCGGGCGGCCCCATGCGGTTCGTCCACATCGCCAAGGAGGCCGGCCTGGACAACAGCTACACCCGGCAGCGGCTCAACCGGCTTCAGACCGATGGCCTGGTGGCCCGTACCGGGCCGCGCCACGGCGACCCCTACGTCCTGACCGACGCCGGGCGGGCACTGGGCCCCGTCTACGCAGCCGTCGAGCACTGGAGTAATCCCGTCGCCACGCGGGAGCACTCGGCGCCCCCGGTCCCCGTCGCCTCGGCCACCCGTACCCACACCGGCGTCTCGCTGGCGTCGGACAGCATCCGAACCACAGCGGCCCTGCGCCGGAGCACCACCGTGCCGAGTGCCCTGTTCAGCCACGCGCCCCAGCCACAACCGCGGGTGCCATCAGCCGTCACCGCCCAGTCGGCCCCCTCTCGGGGCCGGTGA
- a CDS encoding glycosyl hydrolase, which translates to MNDELDFHLDDFEPADADSEYAEQRFWAGDLTVLAEHHTAPNGSDSFVLAHDRSVTWGVPGEPQIQAIKVVRDLNQNTFTFESAYHPTVSLAQNWLIERGCPSERISQIDDGFMKPADDLTTRIEQRLRTSGNRYKVLDSYTSDFDPCETWTLTRDSIAAQAPIRVFLEEGDFDSHTYTMREGAFADEDAARQWLDDRSSPLPRPPAHLGDAAAIRARAALTRSAGVSAIPKAGLDAHSTPSAGTTQRPSLGRSV; encoded by the coding sequence ATGAACGACGAACTCGACTTCCACCTTGATGACTTCGAGCCCGCCGACGCGGACTCTGAGTACGCGGAGCAGCGGTTCTGGGCCGGTGACCTCACCGTCCTGGCCGAGCACCACACCGCCCCCAACGGCTCCGACAGCTTCGTCCTCGCACACGACCGCTCGGTCACCTGGGGTGTGCCTGGCGAACCTCAGATCCAGGCGATCAAGGTCGTGCGGGATCTCAACCAGAACACCTTCACGTTCGAGTCGGCCTATCACCCGACCGTGTCCTTGGCTCAGAACTGGCTGATTGAGCGTGGTTGTCCGTCCGAGCGGATCTCCCAGATCGACGACGGCTTCATGAAGCCCGCCGACGATCTCACCACGCGGATCGAGCAGAGGCTCCGCACGTCGGGCAACCGTTACAAGGTTCTCGACAGCTATACCTCGGACTTCGACCCGTGCGAGACGTGGACGTTGACCCGCGACTCCATCGCCGCTCAGGCACCGATTCGCGTCTTCCTCGAAGAGGGGGACTTCGACTCCCACACGTACACGATGCGCGAGGGCGCCTTCGCCGACGAGGACGCCGCCCGGCAGTGGCTGGACGACCGCAGCAGCCCGCTACCGCGGCCACCGGCCCACCTCGGTGACGCCGCCGCCATCCGGGCCCGCGCCGCCCTCACCCGGTCGGCCGGCGTCTCCGCGATACCGAAGGCCGGCCTCGATGCCCACAGCACGCCGTCGGCGGGCACGACCCAGCGACCGAGCCTTGGGAGGTCGGTGTGA
- a CDS encoding DUF4913 domain-containing protein has product MPNTNKTAPDPGPFRVPDEDLDDLASTLAKTMAEVRQHGVILDRLGSEPTATPAAPQPTDNVPTAEAADSAQEDGPTSVFILALGGEAYAVELAALSDWVNYLFLPVYGREISTTRPWCTQWHEHPEAVARLHALWLAWQQLTDTEAGLSGPSTWHRDHLDQALVHLRAPDGPFAACTTSPTRPNHRVLATPASEHLGLAA; this is encoded by the coding sequence ATGCCCAACACCAACAAGACCGCCCCCGACCCTGGACCGTTCCGCGTCCCCGACGAGGACCTCGACGACCTCGCCAGCACCCTCGCCAAGACGATGGCAGAGGTCAGGCAGCACGGCGTCATCCTCGACCGTCTGGGCTCCGAGCCCACTGCCACCCCCGCCGCACCCCAGCCGACCGACAACGTCCCGACCGCAGAGGCGGCCGACTCCGCGCAGGAAGATGGCCCCACCTCGGTGTTCATCCTCGCCTTGGGCGGTGAGGCATACGCCGTCGAACTGGCCGCGCTCAGCGACTGGGTGAACTACCTCTTCCTCCCGGTGTACGGCCGAGAGATCAGCACGACTCGCCCATGGTGCACACAGTGGCATGAACACCCCGAGGCCGTCGCCCGACTGCACGCTCTCTGGCTCGCGTGGCAGCAACTCACCGATACCGAGGCCGGCCTGTCGGGTCCTTCGACGTGGCACCGCGACCACCTGGACCAGGCGCTGGTTCATCTCCGCGCTCCCGACGGCCCCTTCGCAGCATGCACGACGAGCCCGACGCGGCCCAACCATCGCGTGCTGGCCACCCCCGCCTCCGAGCATTTGGGGCTGGCGGCATGA